GCGAAACATCGACGGAAAACACTTCGAGGCACAAATAACCTTTCCCGAATCCATCGTACGAaggattctctctctctctctctattcctctctttctctcgcaatttatctatctttctcttcttgTTGCACGATTTTTCGGACCGTTCTCAACGTTCGCTTTTCCCCTTTCGTGTGTTGTCGGTTTGTAGCCGGTTATCGCGTTTTTCACGCACAAGTGCCGACGGAGAACGCATACACGCAACACGACAGCTCGTACCGTGGCCGCTGTCAGCGAGCAACTAAACAAACGCGATACCAAACAACCCCCACTCCCGCGTACGCGGCGTGACTACGTTGTCCAAGTGGGGATGGACGAATGCGGACTGGGGACTGACTCCGCCCACTACGCGCGTTCCCTTTCGCGAAGCGGGAAATTTTAAATGACTCGCTCTTACCGGCTGGAAGCTGCGTTTCGACGACACTAGATGGCGACAACGAATCTTGAGAAAGATTATTCCAGAtgcaataaatgtaaatgcTCTAAACTCTAAAGCTAAATAGCGTTCGAGGAGAAACGGCATCTTGAATGACCAGATATTCCGAGAACTAGATCGTAATTCAAAATCTAATATTCTGAGAgttatgcaaatatttcaagatcGAGGAAACTGTTTCAAAGTAGTTTTACCGAAATCTGAAGTGTCTGACAACGAGTTCGTTGACTTCTTCCAACAACATCAAACTATGGATATGGATCACGGGCAAACCTAGTTTGGTATCTAGACCTTGAAAAGTTACTCGCGTTGAATCTAATGGCAGCCTTGGTACGTTCACAGATATGGATTCAGAGAGATGATTTTCAATCAGGTTTCAAATTGAATGACTTCGTAACTGCACGTATGTACTCGTTCCACCCAACCGTTCTGACCGATATCTAGCGACATCTTTGATACCTCTGGTAAGAATATACCTAATGTCCGTACGATATTAAAGATGGCGCTCCGTGAAGTTTAGCAGCTGCAGGTACAGATGGCATCGCACACATCAATTATAAGCGACGTCCTTCTCTGCGATATcaacaaatgtttattttgtCGGAGGTATTTTAATCTAATCTAATCGAATTGAATCTAAtctaatagaaatttcaacttattatttaatattccgcGTGCTATAATATTTTGCACTTATGCAACGATCTTAAGTATATTATTGCACAAACATGGTGTAATAGAACTTCTAATAATGGATTGGTCATCGTTCGGTCACAGTTTGGAAACGTAAACGCTATAagctttaataattcatttaaattgcacATAGACAACTAATTGTTAGCGTAGTAAGGAATTGTTGCAGTATGGAATTGTTCGCAAACTAGTCTCTCCGATGCTGTTGTTTTCATGCCTTTTCGCgaagtttttttatttttaacctcCATGTTTGTTTTTGTGAAACTTATGGCAAGCGTGTTTCTAGCACTCGAGGAAGAAAAGAACGCTGAAGCGCATTCTTCGGATGCAGTTTACAGTGTCATCGTTCCTTCGAATGTAAACACCTCGGGGAGTAATACTTGCGATCATCCACTATTGTCGAGACGTTCTATTTTCGTGTCAGCAACGCGATGAAGTTTGGTTAGTGCCGCGCGGGACAACAAACGCTTCAGCGAGTACCGACGAGTACCGAATCTCATCCACTGAACGTAGATTGAACCGTGGGTCGCCATGCCCAACTCACACGATACCTTTCTTGGACGGTTCTAGACCCGTTTCGCGGATCAAACACATGTCCCATGTCCCACGCGACACGCTTTCAGAACCGATCTTGAGCCGTAAGTAAGTACCTACTGTGGCACACGACGCGACTGCCAGAATAATTCGAGGTAAATAATGCTTGCacatatttcaatgttttctaTCATTTGCTACTGGGCGGATCATTATGCTTACAACGCGTTTACATTGTCCTCTATCAACAGAGTCTTACTCGAACATCGTTACTCTTGGACTGCCCAAAATTTAACACGAAGCGAAAGCCTGTGATCTATTCGAAAGCTACGTTGCAACTTGATTCATCGTCGAcgattacaaataaattcaaataccAACGATACGCTGTACGTACATCCAGTCATTTAATGATTCTCGTGCTTGTTGAAATCCAAATCTGTTAACAATTCATCATAGTTTACATACCACGCGCAGACGATCGAATGGTGCGTAGAAGCGAAGGTCGTTCCCCAAATGGCGAAGCGAAAAGCGATACGATAGAATTTTACATGGTAATCCTTGCACAAAAACAATTGGCAACAAGGGCGGTTTGCAACAGAGTTGGGCATTAATCTATCATTTTgtgattacttttttaatgaattccaAAGAGTGATCACTAATCAATAATCAATGAATCGTTACTAAAATACATCGGTGATGGTTAAACATAATTTCAACGTTAGTcataatcgttaatcattaatcagGTGATTTTTTTGCAACTGCATCGCTAACGATACGTGCAGTTTATAAATCGTTTGCATGATTTCTCAAAGATCGCCTGATAGAAGACtattttaaaactaagaaCACCGAAACTCAAtatggaggggggggggggggggagaaaatTATCTATAAGGATAATTTATAATCGGTATGACTGCGGCGCGACGTAACGCGACGGAAATAAGAAACCCGTCAAACGTAATCGCATTCGTGCGTCGATGcttcttattttcatataattgtCGACGAACACCTGTGTACgtatatataagaaatatgtAGGTAACCAAACCAGTAACCCGTAAAGATGACATATACACGTGTCCAGGCTTTAAAGTCGATCGAACACAAACGCGGCAGGGAACACAATGTGTCCTTGTTAGCGAGCATTCTCAATTATGTTATTCGAGATGAAAACTCATCTATGGAGTTCCATACGCAGAGTTCAGCGCGTGGGTGAATCCTCGATACTGCCTGATAAAGAGTTGTTCAGATAAATATCGGTTCGTCGAAAACATCGGTTAGGCTCAGGCCGTTTGGCGTATCGCCGCGCCGtagaacggcgcggcgcggtgttATGCTGGACGCAtcaatcattaattaaataatagacgCATCTATTTTCAGGTCGATGAAATCGTGGCTGGCAGTCGTATCACGTGGACACGAGATTAACGGAATCTGAGAGGCCGTCGCCAAagtataagaaattaaaacggGAACGATATCAGTGCCCATTTGAACACAAAACTATTTAAAACCGTATCGATGcgtttattaaagcaaacagaGCGGACGGTTTTCAATCTGAACGTTGATTAAAAGCTTCTCAATCGTACCGCcattaattgtattaacatGCGACGGTCATGTCCTCCGATCGTGCCTCCTCGGCGTGTTTTCCGTTTCTGTTCCTGCAGAACAGTTTGATAATGCTCGCCGCGTTCAGCCACctcatattattaattcggATCGCCTTGTCGCATTGCTGCGTTGCCGCGCCACCACGTCGCGTCCGCACGTTCGGAGGATCCGGGAAGGTCGATCCAGCGACCTTGATGTTCTCCACAGAAGAATAAGACGTCGATTATTCACGCAAATGTTTTGCAAGAGTCTGGCGACGATTTCAAGGAATTTTTTGGTAATCATGAATCGTGACCGGTCGCTCGTTCGACGCATTGCCAGATACACTCGCCGATTAAAAACAAAGTTAACGTCATTTTCGCGGTGTTAACGCGTGGTCAGTGGTTGGCGATTGTGTGTGAACGTGAACGGCATGTGTGGTCAGTCTGGTGTAAAGTGTATAGTGTAAAGTGTAGCCGTCGCGTACAGCGCACTCCATCGTCGCGCAGCGCCGCGCCGTACGCTGATCACGAGTCCGTCGAATGATTCTCTCGTTGTCTATCATGAGTATTGGTAGCCTTTGAATTCGTCAAATCGGCAGGCGCGTACTGCTTTGTGAGAATCAATGCTGGTTAATTAAAGACTGTGAGGAATCATTAAAAACGCCGCAGCCAGCGGTCATTAACGTCGAGTctagtcgagtcgagtcgagtcgagtcgagtcgagtcgagtcgagtcgagtcgagtcttGCAGTTCGTCGATTCGAACGGATTACGTACGTGTTGCAACAGGGAGCGATATTGCAACGGGAACGGAAGATATTTTCCGATAAGATCGGAGCAGCTAGAAACGCGAAAgcaacgaagaaaaagaatttacataGTAATATTCCATGAGATTGCTTGACGCGCGATAAGACGCACgttcaagaaaaaaaacacCGACGATAGAAGCACTCGCGGATGCCGTCGAATATCGCGATTCGCCGATCGCCTACGCGCAGGTGGGCAACGTAGGCGTACATACAATACATGTGCGTCCACCTGCGAGGTCCAGAACCGCGTGGACGTGGACCAACGCGGCGCGTGAAACGGTATCAGTCGCGAGTCGCGAGGCGCGACCGCGACGCGGAAACCGGTCGATTCCTCGTGAAGCGTCGCGGAACCGTTGCAGTCGCGCCGATAACGCTGCGCGATTATAGATTGCCCTGCACTGAACGCGATTAGGTAACAGCGCGCAGTGCTAACAGAGCAGCGGGATGCTCCATTTTCAAAGCCGATTACGACGCCaaactctttcttttttttctcccgcaACAACTTTGAGTCCGATCGAGGAAAATCCTCGAATCCTGACCGGAACCTCGTACAGAGGAAAAGCTTCTTAAAATGATACGCCTCGACGCGTTCGTCTCTTTCCTCCCGCGGACAAAAAAAAACTTGACGAATTAATTCCATATCGAATTTATCGAACGTTTGAACTTAGAGCTTGCCGAGGCAAGCATGGGCGCGGCATGTCTGATCGCATGTATTGGGTTCTAACTTGGCGGGTCGGACACGGTCGCCTTTggagaaaattgataattatattctaaagCTGCGGCACGCGTTCGGTAACTGGGTCGCGCCGTACGAACCGTCTTGACGAACGAAAATCGATGGAGATTTCGTCGAATTGTGTCCGGAATCTCGTTATGGCCATAGTTCTGACGATTGGTATAGCTCCTACGACGCGACAAGAAGCATCGTGGAAAGCCTAAGCATCCGTGCTCAAGGCGGTCGGAATAGAAAATAGCAAATAGCGATTCTCGGGATGGGCGCGTCTTCAAGGTGAGGACTAGGTTCAAGACAATATACAACAGGTGATCGGATTAACGAGAAGCAATAAACATCGGTTGCCGAGGCCGTCCACCGTATGCCTACTATACGTATATTCGTTTATCGTCTCCGTGGCTCCATCTTATTTTAGCATCCTGGCACGCAATGTGGAGCATTCGAGGGGATTCCCCGATCCGTATCACAAATTCTATTCTAAGTTCGGCACCTCGGAATCTCGATTAATCGAACCAATATTTCTGTCGCGTCGAATAAGAATAAAGTTGTCGTCGCCCATCGACGCCATTTTTGTCATTTCCAAATTCGGTATTCGCAGACGTCGCGATTAGTAATACCGCCCTGCGCGGTCGTCACCAATCGAACACGCAGCCTATTATCGGCTGTTAGGCGTATattaagagagaaagaaaattacggTATTCTTGTAGCGCCGATTAATCATTGAACTGTCCGTCATCTTTTCGAACGATCGCGCTTTAAATAAATGGAGCTCGGAGGTCCGATGCAGACATTCGACCGGCCATCCGATCAATTTGTTTCGAATGGCGATGGCATTACTGAAAAATCTACGAGACGAGCGAACGATGGTGGAGGTGGCAGAGAAATGAGGAGGAGGGGCAAATGCGAGTCAAAGACCAGCATCGTCCGTGCTGGATTCGAATTAACCAGTCGCAAAGTGGGCGGCCGGTATATTTAACAGCAGACTGCGCCAGAAATGCTAGAATGCTTCCTCATTGGAATCCGACCTCCCGGCGACCTCGGGTCTCGAGATTTTTCAGTTGTCCGCGCCCGATACCCACCGCCGCGCAGATCCACGCGCGTCTGCGACGTTTGACGTTCGACGTTCCTTTTTAACTATTACGAGTAAAATCAAACAGGTTGGTGATGACCCATAAATCTGGGACTCCATCTggatcaaatgaaataaactttaGAAAGATTTTAGGCGAGAGCTTTTTACAAACGTGTACCTTTTTTCAGGGGGATTCCGAGGAAGCAGCCTGGACTGCTCTCAAGTCCCGTTCCAAGATTAAAAACCTCGAGTCTCGTCGAAGAATAGACCGTCTTGATCTTCGTAAACACTGCAGCATCATTGCTATACAGAGCGATCCGAGGACTGGGCTTGGCTTCATCGTTCCCGATTTCGAAAGAGCCATTCGAAAGCAGATCAAAAGCAACGGAATTTCTGGAGACATAGAATATCAGCGGTCGAGTGAAATCTCGATAGCAGCGAGCGTTTCTTTGTACGAGGAAATTACGAAACACGTGTTCCGCGCATGAAATGGAACAAAGAGGGGAAGGAAATGTGATCACGGGGAAAGGACAATTCAGAGGCTCGTCATGTCCACTGGCATATCGCGCGTTCCTGTTCCGTTCTTTCTTCTACGGTTGGCGGGCCGCGTTTACGGAAATCGAGCCGAGGGCACAAACGAACAAACTCTTCTGCTCGGTTGAGCGAGGGCAGAGGCGAGGGCGGAGGTGAGGACGGAAGCCAGAGCATCggcgaagacgaagacgaaggcGGAGGCaggggaagagagaaagcgaatCGGACAAGTTCCGAATTCCAAGTTCCGAGTGCACGAGCGTAGGAGGGTTGGTTGGGCTGGTTGCATGACGCTTGGGTAGCTCGGCGATACCATGACGTATCGACCGAGCGCGCCACGCGGACTGACGTCACGATCACGGCCTCAGTCAGACCGCGAGCACGTGAACAGCACGCCGGTGATCACGCGGTCGTTGGCTGATTGCCGAGCTCCGATTGGCTGGCCACGGCGAGCCCCTTGATGGGATTGGCCGGAATGGTGCGCGCCGCATGATCACGCACACAACGGGCACAGCGTGTCGGGCCAACCGACCTGAGAAAGCTTCATTGCGTTACCAGACGTTCAACGGTTACCTCCCTTGCGGGTTTTTTCACGAGACAAGTAATACCGTACGACTCGATAGACTGCGTTTAATCAACGTTTCGGCCGTGCCTATTTCAACGCGACTCCCTTGCAACACACCACGCTTATTTCTctttgaaaacaaaaatggataCGAACCAAACGCCTCTGTCGCCGCCGGCCTCACCCCAATTCAAACATGTAAGTGAATTAAAAGTACCGCCGGCGTAGAACGGCTGGCTGCCCGCGAAATACGAACTCAATTGGTCCCGACAGGCCTAGCTGCGCCTATCGTTCCAGACCGATTCGTGACCTTATTCGTTTGAAATTGTTCACTCGTGTTCGTTCTGTTTCGATTGTTAACGTCTTGCGAGTTCGCGGCctatttgatttgattttgGTCAAGTTTTGGCCGGTACGGTCGGTACCTAGTTTTCCAGTGATCGCTGATTTCACGATACCGTTAAACATTATTGACAAATTCGTAGGTTTCCAATGTTTTCATGGTACGACTTGTTTCATGTTACAGGTAGAGCCTTTGCAATCGTCGTTCAGCGTCGCGGCACTTCTTGGGGACAAGCTTTTGCAGAAAGCTGAGACCACTCGATTGAATTCGAAAAAAGACGACGATGCGGGTTCGCGGCCGGATCTGCCGCCCACGCCGCAACCGTCTGATTCGGAAGAAGACGAGCCCCTACGAAAACGACGGTGTACGGAGCAATGCGAATTGGTGAAGGTAAATACCGCCTTATCTGGTAACGGTTTTCTCCGCATCTTAAATACAGAGAAGTCTATCTCTTTTGCATTTTTTACGCGCGCAATCGGTGCGCTGCGCCACGACGCTCCAATATGCGTTCAGGCATGCGCGCACGACTGCATGGTTGTTTTGCAAGATGACCCCGTTTACAGCGTACATTCACTCTTACACCATTTCGATCGGTTATCCTTCGAGCGAACACTTTGTACCTCCCGACGGTATTAATCGTCGAACTTTCGACCGGTACGTTTTGCTTTAAATAGATGGCATTCGAAATTATCTTTTTGttatcgataataaaaaaaaaatgagaaaaaaaaagaaacgatgcAGACAACTTACTTTCCCTACGCACGAATCGAGCTTGCGTAGTATTTCGTAAATGATCGCTTGGGAAAATGATATTGAAAACCATCGTTCGTCTTATGTTAGCTGCTGCTAGATGGTACGCCGCCGCCGAGTCCAGAGCCTGCCCGAGTATCGGTGATAATGCGTGCGAATCGAGATGGTACCTACAGTCCAGCCAACTTAACGCCAAAAACAACCGTCCCGATTCCGCAATTGGTCCCGCGCGAGGCCCGGATCGATCCACAGTCCAGTCCCCAGTCGGAACCAATCGCTCGTCAAAGCACCGTGGAACCGGAGAATGTTTTGAAGAGCCTCAAGTTCAAAATGAGCTTGCGGAAGGAGGAGATCATCGTGAACAATAAAAACACGGACCGAGAAACTTCTCAGCCCAAGTTGCACCTTCTGGCACCGAAACCAGCACCAATTATGGTAACTGGACTCCTGGGATCCCCCTTGGTACTACCGCGAGCACCACTACTGCTAGTAACCGCTTCCGCGACCACCGCTACAAACATCTCGACCCCAGAATCAACCGCACGACGTCGCGTCTACGAATGCGAGCATCCAGGTTGTcgcaagaattatttcaaatcgtcGCATTTGAAGGCCCACACGAGGACTCACACGGGAGAACGACCGTTTTCCTGCCCCTACGAAGACTGTAACCGTCGGTTCTCCAGAAGCGACGAACTATCGAGACACAAGCGTACTCACACCGGCGAGAAGAAGTTTGCTTGCACGGTATGCCAGAGAAGATTCATGAGAAGCGATCATTTGGCGAAACACGTGAAACGACATGCCAGAGACAGGTCATCGTCGGCGGGAGCCAACGGCGTTCAAACATCCGTCGCGCAGGTGACATCTGCGCCGTTGCGGGTGAGCCTGTTGCCAGTTTTGGCGCCCCGACTCGCGCAACCCGCTCAACAAATCGTGCCACCGCAATTGGCAGCTTAGGAAACATCTGGTACAGTGACGTGATGTCACTGGGGCTCGCTTCAACTATACCGAAAGCTATGGACGGAGCTTTAATTACCGCATTATCGAGAACCATTCCAAGGTCGCCGGGACGCCAACGGGACCGTTGCGTCCCTCGATAAGTAATTGAGGAGTGAATTTGAACGAGCGAACGACGGAAAGTGTCCCCCGATAAATGGAACACGAACGTTTCGGGAAGTTCCGACGACATCTCGTCGAATCTGCCAGGACCACGATAGAGTAATCGTCGGGGGGAATTGATATTATGATTCGCTTCGAGATTTACCAAGGATCTATCGACTTGTCCCCTAGTATACATGTGTAATCGTGATTGTGGGGGGAACAAGTTAATGCGAGGCGTACTTATTAGAATGTGTGACCTAAAGGCACGAGAAGCGGTGATAAGTCATGAAACCGAGGCTTCTTTGCCATCCGTGAACGGGAGAACCAAGTACCTAAGTGTGTCTGTGATCTGTGATGCATAAGAGCGTTGACCgagaaaaatagtatttatttaa
This sequence is a window from Augochlora pura isolate Apur16 chromosome 9, APUR_v2.2.1, whole genome shotgun sequence. Protein-coding genes within it:
- the LOC144475000 gene encoding uncharacterized protein LOC144475000 gives rise to the protein MDTNQTPLSPPASPQFKHVEPLQSSFSVAALLGDKLLQKAETTRLNSKKDDDAGSRPDLPPTPQPSDSEEDEPLRKRRCTEQCELVKLLLDGTPPPSPEPARVSVIMRANRDGTYSPANLTPKTTVPIPQLVPREARIDPQSSPQSEPIARQSTVEPENVLKSLKFKMSLRKEEIIVNNKNTDRETSQPKLHLLAPKPAPIMVTGLLGSPLVLPRAPLLLVTASATTATNISTPESTARRRVYECEHPGCRKNYFKSSHLKAHTRTHTGERPFSCPYEDCNRRFSRSDELSRHKRTHTGEKKFACTVCQRRFMRSDHLAKHVKRHARDRSSSAGANGVQTSVAQVTSAPLRVSLLPVLAPRLAQPAQQIVPPQLAA